A DNA window from Staphylococcus warneri contains the following coding sequences:
- a CDS encoding DUF1270 family protein, with protein MNKSFLIALLSWIVLSLALTFAGIYFTTALGIAMLISIAAFVFFEYEFFQIKKTEC; from the coding sequence ATGAACAAATCATTTTTAATCGCATTACTATCATGGATTGTACTATCACTAGCACTTACATTTGCAGGTATCTACTTCACAACTGCATTAGGTATCGCAATGTTAATCAGTATCGCAGCATTTGTATTTTTCGAATATGAATTTTTTCAAATAAAAAAGACTGAATGCTAA
- a CDS encoding DUF771 domain-containing protein: MTQTLTVSVPIPDTHVLVAKDEYDELINYSLDPVWDLKELKRKLKMSSDDTIKDRLLFNPKFEKLLKKQGIAHYPDESLNRWRFNARKMNKFIEEHFEEIHGKGR; encoded by the coding sequence ATGACACAAACTTTAACCGTATCTGTACCAATACCAGACACACACGTACTTGTCGCTAAAGATGAATACGATGAGTTAATAAATTACTCACTAGATCCAGTTTGGGACTTAAAAGAATTGAAACGCAAATTAAAAATGTCATCTGACGACACTATTAAAGATAGATTATTATTCAATCCTAAATTTGAGAAATTACTTAAAAAACAAGGTATCGCACATTATCCAGATGAGAGTTTAAATCGTTGGAGATTCAACGCAAGAAAGATGAATAAGTTCATCGAAGAACATTTTGAAGAAATTCATGGAAAGGGGAGGTAA
- a CDS encoding DUF2483 family protein — protein MKETVTYLIKLKDVDDDIYITNRPSENFPDIKYSTNRRDAKDFDGMDNAVIDMTKHTAIKKTVKESTEYEEVEYE, from the coding sequence ATGAAAGAGACAGTGACTTATCTCATCAAACTTAAAGATGTTGATGATGACATATATATCACTAATCGACCTAGCGAAAATTTTCCAGATATTAAATATTCAACTAACAGACGAGACGCTAAAGATTTTGACGGTATGGATAATGCAGTGATTGACATGACAAAACACACTGCAATCAAGAAAACTGTAAAAGAATCAACTGAATATGAGGAGGTCGAGTATGAATAA
- a CDS encoding phage replisome organizer N-terminal domain-containing protein, whose amino-acid sequence MAEVSWIKLKVGMFDDSKIKYIEALPERDTIITLWVKLLTLAGKYNEQGYIMLSESLPYNEEMLANEFNRPLNSIRLALQTFEKLGMIEEVNGVFKVTNWKKHQSLDSKSKHREKNRLRQQRYRERQKQLENNVTVTSRNDTEEEEELEEEYKNKKKNKEDRSDDVFKNSINYIMNNLDNNLTPHQMEQIGYAIDDIGQHAYEIVEVATDYTKDKGCHAGYLIKVLNNWAKENVKTREDAENKIKPKNKKSVADDVIAQMEKELGDES is encoded by the coding sequence ATGGCAGAAGTATCGTGGATTAAATTAAAAGTCGGAATGTTCGACGATAGCAAAATTAAGTATATAGAAGCATTACCAGAAAGAGACACGATCATTACGTTATGGGTCAAGTTGCTTACATTAGCTGGTAAGTACAACGAACAAGGTTACATCATGTTGTCTGAAAGCTTACCTTATAACGAAGAAATGTTAGCTAATGAGTTTAACAGACCGCTTAACTCAATCAGATTAGCGCTACAAACATTTGAAAAACTAGGCATGATTGAAGAAGTTAACGGTGTATTTAAAGTAACTAACTGGAAGAAACATCAAAGCTTAGATAGTAAAAGTAAGCATAGAGAAAAAAATCGACTTCGACAACAAAGATATAGAGAAAGACAAAAACAACTAGAGAATAACGTTACAGTAACGTCACGTAACGATACAGAAGAAGAAGAAGAATTAGAAGAAGAATATAAGAATAAGAAAAAGAATAAAGAAGATAGAAGTGACGACGTTTTTAAAAATTCAATTAATTACATCATGAATAACCTTGATAACAACTTAACTCCTCATCAGATGGAACAGATAGGGTATGCCATTGATGATATTGGGCAACATGCATATGAAATTGTTGAAGTAGCTACTGATTATACAAAAGATAAAGGTTGTCATGCAGGTTACCTAATCAAAGTATTAAACAACTGGGCTAAAGAAAACGTTAAGACTAGAGAAGATGCTGAAAATAAAATCAAACCTAAAAATAAAAAGTCTGTAGCAGATGATGTGATTGCTCAAATGGAAAAAGAGCTAGGAGATGAAAGCTAA
- a CDS encoding ERF family protein, whose product MNKSESITELNKALANFHKEVKQPMKDANNPFFKSKYVPLENVVEAIDDVAPKHGLTYSQYPVTTENGLVGISTVLLHESGEYIEFPPATTKPDKNTAQGVGSALTYMRRYSLSAVFGITSDQDDDGNEASGKNNRKQTQPQKASSQTIGTLKKEVINFTNLIKGTKNEAPQNIVEQRFGVKNYDLTENEAVQIINKIQNNAKKITGGND is encoded by the coding sequence ATGAATAAATCTGAATCTATAACCGAACTTAACAAAGCATTAGCCAACTTTCACAAAGAAGTTAAACAGCCAATGAAAGATGCCAACAATCCTTTTTTTAAAAGTAAATATGTACCACTTGAGAATGTAGTTGAGGCAATCGATGATGTAGCGCCAAAACATGGACTAACATACTCACAATATCCAGTCACTACAGAAAACGGCTTGGTTGGAATATCAACGGTGTTACTGCATGAAAGTGGCGAATATATAGAATTTCCACCCGCCACAACTAAACCAGATAAGAATACAGCGCAAGGTGTAGGTTCAGCATTAACATACATGCGTCGTTATTCATTAAGTGCAGTGTTTGGAATTACAAGTGATCAAGATGATGACGGTAATGAGGCTAGTGGCAAGAATAATAGAAAACAAACACAGCCACAAAAAGCGAGTAGCCAAACCATAGGCACATTAAAAAAAGAAGTTATCAACTTCACAAATTTAATTAAAGGTACTAAAAATGAAGCGCCACAAAACATTGTTGAGCAACGATTTGGAGTTAAAAACTACGATCTAACAGAAAATGAAGCAGTACAAATAATCAATAAAATACAAAACAACGCAAAAAAAATAACTGGAGGTAATGACTAA
- a CDS encoding single-stranded DNA-binding protein has protein sequence MLNRVVLVGRLTKDPEFRTTQNGVSVATFTLAVNRSFKNKNGEQQADFINVVVFRQQAEKVNNYLSKGNLAGVDGRIQSRSYENKEGQRIYVTEVLADSVQFLEPKSNQSNNQSQQQSEQAQSGNNPFDNGADDIPDLPF, from the coding sequence ATGCTAAACAGAGTCGTATTAGTAGGACGGTTAACAAAAGATCCTGAATTCAGAACAACACAAAACGGTGTGAGTGTTGCCACTTTTACACTAGCAGTAAATAGAAGCTTTAAAAATAAAAACGGTGAGCAACAAGCAGACTTTATTAATGTAGTTGTATTTAGACAACAAGCAGAGAAAGTAAATAACTACTTATCTAAAGGTAATTTAGCTGGTGTTGATGGTCGTATACAATCGCGTAGTTACGAAAATAAAGAAGGCCAACGTATATATGTAACTGAAGTATTAGCAGATAGTGTTCAATTCCTTGAACCGAAGAGTAATCAGTCTAACAACCAATCACAACAACAAAGCGAACAAGCTCAAAGTGGTAATAATCCTTTTGACAACGGTGCAGATGATATTCCAGACCTTCCATTTTAG
- a CDS encoding putative HNHc nuclease yields the protein MAKIKNYITQDDGTTTVVISGVELGNKETLLLDNGLEVEVDVQVVDPFKITSKQRRKIFALVKDIEAHTGSPMDYMRHLFIEYVRTYYGYDKRISLSDCTRTQASQIIEVTLDWIFHNDIPLAFKTSHLLKSDKSFLYWSTVNRNCVICGKPKAELAHYHAVGRGRNRRKINHIGNQVLALCPSHHREQHQIGMDSFNEKYKLHDSWVDVDSRLNRMLKGETNGRSIVD from the coding sequence ATGGCAAAAATCAAGAATTACATCACTCAAGATGACGGCACGACAACCGTCGTCATCTCTGGTGTTGAATTAGGTAACAAAGAAACATTACTACTCGACAATGGTTTAGAAGTAGAAGTTGATGTGCAAGTCGTAGACCCGTTCAAAATAACAAGTAAGCAACGCAGAAAGATATTTGCACTTGTAAAGGACATAGAGGCTCATACAGGTTCGCCGATGGACTACATGAGACATTTGTTCATCGAATACGTTCGAACTTACTACGGCTACGACAAGCGCATTTCATTAAGTGACTGCACACGTACACAAGCAAGCCAAATTATCGAAGTCACGCTTGATTGGATATTTCACAACGATATCCCGCTTGCTTTTAAAACAAGCCACTTACTCAAATCAGATAAATCATTCTTGTATTGGTCAACGGTTAACCGTAACTGCGTAATATGTGGTAAGCCAAAGGCTGAACTTGCACATTATCACGCGGTAGGACGAGGACGTAACAGACGCAAAATTAATCATATAGGTAATCAAGTATTAGCTCTATGCCCAAGTCACCACAGAGAACAGCATCAAATAGGCATGGACAGTTTCAACGAGAAATACAAATTACATGACAGTTGGGTGGATGTTGATAGTCGGCTCAACCGAATGTTGAAAGGAGAAACGAATGGCAGAAGTATCGTGGATTAA